A region of Catenibacterium mitsuokai DNA encodes the following proteins:
- a CDS encoding Ig-like domain-containing protein — translation MPREVEIEYNPYKPQLKVVIDGVQIPAFSRLVQYSDEYIWQWAPEIIDALYAEVHDDFILSFIGTDQDAEIVRFISNNHDKCVGFRNTQFPIVDSLPKRMGKLNQLIKKAGITSYHRTVVDATFLVSSIHQDLLDDILKIDINNLFCAVRVSTIGEKCEYEETDNSILFIVIDSLEQGARYLERISVHKPAFVLVIGNENRILSIANNNWCFEVTKDKVFDMIFQCFIQMPLTVAFRRCLESIKGGNKLAKELKVISAIEPIINIKTEKSVETGKSIRIEITQSPNVGIIPKLIFKVRNEKIASCDGLSVYGLSEGDCVLEVYKLGTKQPFFTKNIHVYKRNRITSLVLSDDTLLMGVSDTENLILDYYPVDADNVDAILWKSTDEKVLRVDNKGNVEAVGPGSCRIICTAENVSAQCICTVKHHLQDLEFGAPVDENGNIKIEALQEVELTYKCVPDDCMDGDITIRSNNSDIVNVVKNVLYAKKCGETTIVITNSTNRISRVFNVVVSKAKRKKNKNGFFNKLFK, via the coding sequence ATGCCACGTGAAGTTGAAATTGAATATAATCCATATAAGCCTCAGCTTAAGGTTGTAATAGATGGCGTTCAAATTCCAGCTTTTAGTAGACTAGTTCAGTACTCGGATGAATATATTTGGCAATGGGCACCGGAAATTATAGATGCTCTGTATGCCGAGGTGCACGATGATTTTATTCTTTCATTTATTGGAACTGATCAAGATGCAGAGATTGTTCGTTTTATATCGAATAATCATGATAAGTGCGTAGGGTTCAGAAATACACAATTTCCAATTGTTGATTCTCTTCCAAAGAGAATGGGGAAACTGAATCAGTTGATTAAGAAAGCTGGAATAACGTCTTACCATAGAACGGTAGTTGATGCAACATTTCTGGTTTCATCAATTCATCAAGATCTATTAGATGATATTTTAAAGATTGATATTAATAATCTGTTTTGTGCCGTTAGAGTGAGTACGATAGGTGAAAAATGTGAATACGAAGAAACAGATAATTCGATACTTTTTATTGTAATTGATAGTTTGGAGCAAGGAGCAAGATATTTGGAAAGAATATCAGTTCACAAACCAGCATTTGTTTTGGTTATTGGAAATGAAAATAGAATTCTATCTATTGCTAATAATAATTGGTGTTTTGAAGTAACAAAAGATAAAGTGTTTGACATGATTTTTCAATGTTTTATACAAATGCCGTTAACTGTGGCATTTAGAAGATGCTTAGAAAGTATTAAGGGTGGTAATAAATTAGCTAAAGAACTTAAAGTGATTTCAGCAATAGAGCCAATTATCAATATAAAAACTGAAAAAAGTGTAGAAACTGGTAAAAGTATACGCATAGAAATCACTCAAAGTCCTAATGTTGGAATAATTCCAAAGCTTATATTTAAAGTGAGAAATGAAAAGATTGCTTCTTGTGATGGATTATCAGTTTATGGTTTATCAGAGGGTGATTGTGTCTTAGAAGTGTATAAATTGGGTACTAAACAGCCCTTTTTTACGAAAAATATACATGTATATAAGCGTAATAGAATAACAAGTTTGGTTTTGTCTGATGATACTTTATTGATGGGTGTTTCTGATACTGAAAATCTTATATTAGATTATTATCCTGTTGATGCTGACAATGTCGATGCTATTTTATGGAAAAGTACAGATGAGAAAGTACTAAGAGTAGATAACAAAGGAAATGTTGAGGCAGTTGGTCCGGGATCATGCAGAATTATTTGTACAGCAGAGAATGTGTCAGCACAGTGTATTTGTACAGTTAAACATCATCTACAAGACTTGGAATTTGGTGCTCCTGTTGATGAAAATGGAAATATAAAGATAGAAGCATTACAAGAAGTAGAATTAACATATAAATGTGTTCCGGATGATTGTATGGACGGAGACATTACAATTAGATCAAATAATTCTGATATTGTGAATGTTGTAAAAAATGTATTATATGCAAAGAAGTGTGGCGAAACCACAATTGTAATTACAAATTCAACTAATCGAATTAGTCGTGTTTTTAATGTCGTTGTGTCTAAAGCAAAACGAAAAAAGAATAAAAACGGCTTTTTCAATAAATTATTTAAATAA
- a CDS encoding ATP-binding protein encodes MTEQKRYVQYEDAWNESEKRVNTELQLAQGFNVADIYLNRSYLDSFSSAPILPVSRSVLDVSNMRIIEITKLVFDKKEKFVDKLKSVYSAIHSFGSAVSLIIDSEGNKIRFYIGIRSRNNAAIAGDVLESTLKGNFPGITYNSLTISESELMIEKIKKSGIKSLSSVSMVPSMREKEFETESFVQGMEKFIDTLSGKVYTAIFIATPLDDATMQQRKYGYEELYSSLSPHAKLSIAYGENESSAVNESISASFSKSVNRSVSNSNTKSSSKSNGSNYGQSSTSSSNGSYSSGGWSLGGGSSTGYSNGSFSSYTSGNSFTQSISDSTGSSSTEGRTRGTTTSTGSSKTITLNYENKGVTTLLERAKDELERFKTCESFGMWEFCGYFISKDIHTTALSSNTYKALMTGDNSNVESAHLNIWSMNQSDSIEKILDYILHFAHPEAEMPSFDGGYTKQLVTPTNLVSGYELPLVMGFPKKSVAGLAIVEMAEFGRSVVYENKQPKRSIDFGSIYHMGVVEDTRVKMDLDLLASHCFITGSSGSGKSYATYQLLESVIQNDVKIMIIEPAKGEYKQIFGGLKGIKIFTTDPNAYRMLKINPFQFPESIHLLSHIEQLLQIFNASWPLYAAMPAILKEAVVNAYVKCGWDVQKSIWIPGICDHKYPVFADVLELLPQIINTSDYSADSKGDYKGALLTRVQSMTVGINGVIFKNSVGIDDSLLFDSNVVIDLSELGSDEAIALIMGVLIMKLNEYRKSQRKENKSLSLNSQLKHVTVLEEAHNLLKRTSKDQNQEGANMVGKSVEMISNSIKEMRTYGEGFIIIDQSPMAVDTSAIENTATKIIMNTPAKDACEELGSALSLNEEQTSELSRLNVGVAAVFQKGWLSPVLMKIDRWDDRYNAEVEYTDTTLLRSVKGNIVVELINQYHSNRFSPMKIRSIIKKSELTADKKREMDEIVLSYNEKIFSQKNCSRKYFGQLLMDLVECDHLFEIIPTTGIPTYTEFLEYDENTKEFRDLVTEYEEGMEVWFEKIFNALSLYVTIDSEKIKTELILFLIYIAGVGGQIKYNRNNKLAMVCRMLYRMFSIEL; translated from the coding sequence ATGACCGAACAAAAGAGATATGTACAGTATGAAGATGCATGGAATGAATCTGAAAAAAGAGTGAATACTGAGTTACAACTTGCACAGGGATTTAATGTGGCGGATATTTATTTGAATCGCTCTTATTTAGATTCTTTTTCTTCAGCTCCAATTTTACCTGTTTCAAGAAGTGTATTGGATGTTTCAAATATGAGAATTATTGAAATCACAAAACTTGTATTTGATAAAAAAGAAAAGTTTGTAGATAAGTTAAAAAGTGTTTATTCAGCTATTCATAGTTTTGGAAGTGCTGTTTCTCTTATTATTGATAGTGAAGGAAATAAAATAAGATTCTATATAGGTATAAGATCTAGAAATAATGCCGCTATTGCAGGGGATGTATTAGAGTCTACGCTAAAAGGTAATTTTCCTGGTATTACATATAATTCATTAACTATATCAGAGAGTGAACTGATGATTGAAAAGATCAAAAAATCAGGAATAAAGAGTCTTTCTTCAGTTTCAATGGTTCCATCTATGAGAGAAAAAGAATTTGAGACAGAATCTTTTGTTCAGGGGATGGAAAAGTTTATCGATACATTAAGTGGGAAGGTATACACAGCTATTTTTATTGCAACACCATTAGATGATGCAACAATGCAACAAAGAAAATATGGATATGAAGAACTATATTCATCTCTTTCACCACATGCGAAATTATCGATTGCTTATGGTGAAAATGAAAGTAGTGCAGTAAATGAAAGTATCTCTGCAAGTTTTTCTAAATCAGTAAATAGAAGTGTGAGTAATTCAAATACGAAAAGTTCCTCAAAATCAAATGGATCAAATTATGGGCAAAGTTCTACTAGTAGCTCGAATGGTAGCTATTCCTCTGGTGGATGGTCACTAGGAGGGGGAAGCAGTACAGGTTATTCTAATGGTTCATTCTCTTCATATACATCTGGTAATTCATTTACACAATCTATTTCAGATAGTACAGGTTCAAGTTCCACAGAAGGAAGAACACGTGGAACAACAACATCAACAGGTAGTTCTAAAACAATAACACTAAATTATGAAAATAAAGGTGTAACCACTTTACTTGAACGTGCAAAAGATGAGTTAGAACGTTTTAAAACATGTGAGTCATTTGGAATGTGGGAATTCTGTGGTTACTTTATATCTAAAGATATTCATACTACAGCCCTTTCTAGTAATACTTATAAGGCGCTAATGACAGGAGATAATTCGAATGTTGAAAGTGCTCATTTAAATATATGGTCAATGAATCAAAGTGATTCAATAGAAAAAATATTGGATTATATATTACATTTTGCACATCCTGAAGCAGAAATGCCATCTTTTGATGGGGGGTATACAAAACAGTTGGTAACACCTACAAATTTAGTAAGTGGATATGAACTCCCATTGGTGATGGGATTTCCAAAAAAATCAGTTGCCGGACTTGCTATTGTAGAAATGGCTGAATTTGGTCGCTCTGTTGTATATGAAAATAAACAGCCAAAGCGTAGTATCGATTTTGGCAGCATTTATCATATGGGAGTTGTTGAAGATACTCGTGTGAAAATGGACTTGGATTTATTAGCATCCCATTGTTTTATTACTGGGTCTTCAGGTTCTGGTAAATCTTATGCTACTTATCAATTGCTAGAATCAGTAATTCAAAATGATGTAAAAATAATGATAATTGAACCAGCGAAGGGTGAATATAAACAAATATTTGGTGGATTAAAAGGAATTAAAATATTTACAACAGATCCTAATGCTTACAGAATGCTAAAAATTAATCCGTTTCAATTTCCAGAAAGTATTCACTTATTATCGCATATAGAACAACTATTACAGATATTTAATGCATCTTGGCCACTTTATGCAGCGATGCCAGCAATCTTAAAAGAAGCTGTGGTGAATGCGTATGTTAAATGTGGATGGGATGTACAAAAATCGATTTGGATTCCTGGAATTTGTGATCATAAATATCCTGTTTTTGCAGATGTATTAGAATTATTACCTCAAATTATAAATACATCAGACTATTCTGCTGATTCTAAGGGTGATTACAAAGGTGCATTATTAACGCGTGTACAGTCCATGACAGTAGGTATTAATGGTGTGATTTTTAAAAATAGTGTAGGTATTGATGATTCTTTGTTATTTGATTCAAACGTTGTTATTGATTTGAGCGAATTAGGCTCAGATGAAGCAATTGCCTTAATTATGGGTGTACTTATTATGAAACTTAATGAGTATAGAAAATCACAACGAAAAGAAAATAAGAGTCTATCTCTTAATTCTCAACTTAAACATGTAACAGTTTTGGAAGAAGCACACAACCTCTTAAAAAGAACTTCTAAAGATCAGAATCAAGAGGGAGCAAATATGGTTGGTAAATCAGTAGAAATGATCAGTAATTCTATTAAAGAAATGAGAACATATGGAGAAGGTTTTATTATTATTGACCAATCTCCGATGGCGGTCGATACATCAGCGATAGAAAACACAGCTACTAAAATCATTATGAATACACCAGCAAAGGACGCTTGTGAAGAACTTGGAAGTGCGCTCTCTCTAAATGAGGAACAGACAAGCGAGTTATCTCGTTTAAATGTGGGTGTTGCAGCAGTATTCCAAAAAGGGTGGCTCTCACCAGTTCTTATGAAAATAGACAGATGGGATGATCGTTATAATGCTGAGGTTGAATATACTGATACAACTCTACTTAGAAGTGTTAAAGGGAATATAGTTGTTGAACTTATTAATCAATATCATAGCAATCGTTTTTCGCCTATGAAAATAAGATCAATTATTAAAAAATCAGAATTGACTGCGGATAAGAAACGTGAAATGGATGAAATTGTATTATCATATAATGAAAAAATATTTTCACAGAAGAACTGTAGCCGTAAGTATTTTGGACAACTATTAATGGATTTAGTCGAATGCGATCATTTATTTGAAATTATTCCTACTACTGGAATTCCTACATACACTGAGTTCTTGGAATATGATGAGAATACAAAAGAATTTAGAGACCTTGTAACTGAATATGAGGAAGGTATGGAGGTATGGTTTGAAAAGATATTTAATGCTCTTTCTCTTTATGTGACTATAGATTCAGAAAAAATTAAAACAGAATTAATTTTGTTCTTGATTTATATTGCAGGAGTTGGGGGACAGATAAAATATAACAGAAATAACAAATTAGCAATGGTTTGTAGAATGTTATATAGAATGTTTTCAATAGAATTATAG